GATGGCGGTAATAGTGATGATCGAACCTTGGTGGATAGAATTTTGTCTGAGAATGAAGTTGAAAGGTTAGGtgctatattatactttttgagTTTTGTTACATTCTTTTGGCTCGCCATCATATCTCAAGCAAAAATGGGTCATCTAGCTGCTGCCTATTTATGGGGTTTGAGCATCTCATTTCTATACACTGGTGGATTTGGTTTCAAATACATTGCTCTTGGAGACTTAATATTCTTGATACTGTTTGGGCCTGCGTCAGTTTTATTTGCTTATTTATCTCATACTGGTCAACTTAATTTGGaaccaatatattatgctataccgTTAGCATTAAACACTGAAGCTATATTACATAGTAATAACACAAGAGATTTAGAAAGTGATAGAAAAGCTGGTATTGTTACATTAGCAATATTAATAGGCCGAACagcttcaataattttttatggatTTCTTCTATTTActccatatattatgtttgttgtttTATCGGTGAGATATTCTAAATGGTTTTTATTGCCATTAATTACAATGAGCTATGCGTTTAAAATAGAAAGAGAGTTTAGAGACGGTATAAATATTCAGTCTGTACCTAAACGAACtgctaatttaaattgtatttttggaattttatatatattggcTGTAATGGCAGCTGATAAATCAAATTtgccatttaatattaattgagaTACTAATAATTGAATGTTATGGCTATTAGTATCGAATGTTCTTACAGTAGGTTGCGATGGTCCTAACAACGTTCCTTAGGGTGTATAGTTATTATGCATCGAGAACAttattctgaattttttttttattattgtaacagttttatattttttaatctataagtaataaactaatgtattaaaaaaaatgaatgtttaaaGAAATGTTAAAGCTATgtacacatacattatattatgtagttgataaataaaaaccttAACTAAAATATCCAGCTAATTTGGCTAAAATGTACTGAATATTCtatttttagttacaatttttgttACTTTGCTTAATAGATATCTTTATTGTACAAACACAcctaagttataagttataacattagaaattagaatactgttttttttttttttacaataccttaaatatgtgaaatttaaatatcacaaattgttgttttttgtttaacaaataaatattatataatcaatgtgGTAAATCATGATATAGAGTTCAATGTTatcattgatttattataatggtatgtgatgttttatctaattttgacaaaattattttttatttccctttactaaaatatatttatattcatttatatacaatatgcatatacACTAAACAGTATAATGTAGTttgataataaaacataatattatttattattatactgaatacAGTCATTAAGTACTTACTGATTAAGATTCTAATGCAAAATAGGCTATTTTTTGTAGTATCTATAAACATTGATTGAccccatataatatatgtgtaattattatttgtgtatataaattacaataacttgtaattaatatgatttattcataaaatttaaaaaatgctttATATTTatctcattttaaatttaagaagaacaaaattaaaatatttaaaatcaaagtcTTCCTTGAATACCCATGtatatgttattgtataatattagcataatatactgaattttaaattttgtaaataattgatCAACTGAACAATCAATTTATTGATaaactatgataatttataataatgggtttctttaattaatactattaattttgtttttgaccAAAGTAATCTgttaatatagatttaaaattggccattaaatattttattagattttgaattaaatttaagatttttcatTGATTAATTGATGTAATAGTTGATATAAAAAGAACCAAATTATGCAAGCATGTAGTacttaagaaataaatatttattgttaggtaattcaaaatatgttgttattaatattattaagatagtAAGATGTATTATTTGtcagaaaatattaaacaatgtaACACACGCTTATATTTTCcaacatttcataaaaatatataatacctatgtagacaaaaacaatcaaaaattaaatattttttttaagtttatgaactgtaaaattatttaactaacttACACCAAACGCTAAGCGATTCAGATAATCTCCCATTGAATACAATAGTGTTAGTgacttaagttataaaatagaattcaattataatttataattattgtcagtTTTCTAAAAACAGTGTTAACTTATGTTACCAACCAGGCACATGAATCCATTGGtgagtatacattatacatttataccatcatccattttattaaaaaatatatttccattttttatttaatgacaacatgcatttttaattccttattacaaagtagaatatttttcgGAGTACTTTGatacattaaaattgaatttgaaaaatgtagcTTATGAGaagttatttaaaatggttATGAGCATAGTATATAGTGGTATTATAGGAGTACCTAAAACGCAAAATTCTCTTCCACtcatctaaacttaaaatatctacttataaaaaatatctacttaCTACCTAATAAACTACTCGTCTGAAATTTGATTTATTGATCAAAATGCTcccaataatattctatttaggaatatgaaattaaaaagtaGGTTATTGCTCAGCTGCACAGTAGGTTCGAGTGGCcgagtgggtcactataatggatgttttaaatttgaattcaatgataaatcattcaTATTTGCACACAAAAAACCATTCTGAGCAGAGACAGTCTGTCagcctattattatataattatattgctattaattattatagtcatttatgttaatattacttattagtaatacactataaactataaataagctataaaatataatttataaatctaaattatttgaaaatgtcattgcgtacataaaatataataatatacctagttaaaactgtaaaagtatCAAATAcccatgaaaaatattattaaataacctaCGACAAAATAGGTAACTGATTAACTAAATCGCGTTAcctattctttgtttaaatattgaattgcgtccactttttaacttaaaatatttataaaatgaaattatattaattgtatattttttttagatttgttggttctagtaagttattaattatgagaaccgttatattacattttcaaaccttggctcttagttataaaattgaacactttaaaatatttaaatacaaaataatttacatgttttcttgattttgtcaaaatgccTACTTCaaatcttataaataaattgtggctacgtatctttaatatttttaaatacctataataagaaCTTAGATATCTTGTATTCAACTTTTAAGGTTCTTGATtgagtgaacatttttttttatcaatgtttttagaaaaaactaaaaaatatataaaataaaaaatgtctatatatataatatatgtatctcAAACAGAgtcgaattattaaaaaaattcggtgaaatattcaagtatacgaatattcgtttttaaattataacatataataagaaaatcgtgTTTGATATGAAATCGTTTTTTTGCGTGAATATCCTAATtgtcaaatatacattttggacgaacatacaaattatttatagaataaaatcacgcacaatttttttttaattctagtaATGACAAGTTATGACTAATATGAGGatcttatattcaattttcaaatcgtaggtaaatacctactaaacattttatgaattaaaattccttcaatttttttctcctaattattttggaaaatactgatcattttcaattttgatttctCAAAAGTACAAGCTAGATCCGATTTGCTATCAGAAAGTATAAACCatactcaaaattaaaaatcgaggcgatagatgtaaataatataggtacaaaaaaaaccatgctgtaaatttaatacattcatcgctaagctcagaaagtaaaatataagtTGTCATTTAAACACAAAAGGGAAAAACCTCAACAAATTATgcctaacaataaaaaatagtagttattttattttttcaaaaattttattttgtaacgacttaaaattatctaaaagatatattttaaaaaacctttGTGTCtcttgaaataatgagtatattttgttgattgGATCAACCAATAAGGAAGTAACGATCgtctattatttttgtgtttaaatatttataagaagtGGTAAAAACtcgtaaaaaacataaaaatgttccaTATTATGGCTTACTGGAAACCGTTAACCGATTCCGTTGTTCGGTAACTTCTTGAACTTTGctataagtaaatttataaaacccgGTGAAATTTTACATTAATCTTTATTATGCGTTCATTGGTCATACGAATACGGAGTAGGTATACGCTGTTCCAAGTAAGACACCGGTATCGGTCCGCGATCCAGATATGATCAAAGATGTACTAATAAAAGGCTTCTCGTTTTCATCGCGAATTGTCGTATTTACTGGGATTTTGCGGTCAATGGTTCGATGGTCAAATCCATTGTCAAACCACTTGTTCTTTATCGAAAAACCTCAATTAAAACAACAAGACAATAAGAGAAAAATATCAAAGTAGTTTAATTTGGATTGGTTCTAGACTAGTGTAAgctatgaaaatatgaaatcatTGTACCTGATGGATTGGTTCTAGACTAGTGTAAgctatgaaaatatgaaatcattgtacctacaatatacGGTCGGTCGCCGTCgacttgatattatattttatataaatgagattcatacaaaaaaaggtggataagtggatgtcgctctgctgtacagtaggttacaagtgggtcactgtaatggatggtgttaaatttgaattcaatgatataatatcattgtataagaaaaacgattctgagcgaaaacggtcagtcagcctatgatattaccaactaccaagtatatttgatgatattattgtgaataaagtaatttatatataacctatttacgtggaaccttgttttaaatgttcaatccttagctataaaagttgaacattttataaattttcaactacaaaataattattacattttaaatttgataaatgttgtcaaaatttgaactttaaatgcttataaaaaaaaattgtgccaatgtatttttaatatttttcaactgctattataacattatatcaggaaccttgcattaaattttcacgcttttttacccaacaaataaaatgttattgatatttatagaaaaaattgaaaactgactatgtccgtaaacagctcaaaagtcaaattattttataaattttatggtgtatagaaaatgctaatataagcattcagtgaaattttcaagtatctacagtcatacgttttttaattacaacaaagtaagaaaatcgttacatgagaaatcgagtgaatatcaaatgttgtaaaaatatgaatttcaaacgctcataaaaatttaatttgactttcttgtagacatttttttttgataaaggtagacaaacttaggTAGCGGTGTCGTATGCTATCTACGCACTGAATGTTATCTACACATTGCTATTTACGTATAAATTATGTCGTATGCTATCTACGCACAATTAaagttgaaaagtatttttcatatcaataaaaaatgtttcgaaCGTATTTGTTGTGTTTATGCAGCGCCACCATTCTTCTTTAAGCTGCCTTTCCAGCAAATTAGTGGCACCATACGATTTTATACCATATTTCACCCTTATATGTCGCCAATAACATTCCATAGTTTGAGTTTCAGCTCCTGTTTGTGGatcaatgaaattaattttatgatttacggTATTGTGGATATAGCCATGATCGTTTGAACAGCTGTAAAAAATGGTTAGGTTGATGGCTCAATTTCTCTTTTAATAATTGGAAGCAAAGTGGCGCGGTCTCTTTTTTGAACGATAAACAATCGACGTTCTACTATATTATCACGTCTACAACACATTCCAAACACCCACGGCCCCTGTACGCGTACACCGTAATTTCGATAAGTTAATTCAGTATCAGTATCAGAACTGCTAGATCCTGATTCTACAATTTCTTCTCTAGGTTGACGATCTCCTAGAAGGTATTTGTAGATAGCATACGAAACTAGTATTCAGTGCGTAGATAGCATACGACACCGCTAcccaaacttatgaggaatcttgtattatattttcaaatcttagatttaaaaaaaaattttttatgaatttctaactcaaaataatttgcaaattttcgtcatttttacgtattttgtcaatatttgaactttaaatgcttataaaaaaattgtgactatggatttttaattttttttcatctgcctttgaaacaataacctaagagccttctattaaattttcaaggttttttaacaatcaaataaaattgtattgatatttatagaaaaaaaactaaaaaaaatggaaactgaaaatgtccgtaaacagctcaaaataagttaaaatatttggaaaattttatagtgtatagaaaatgttaatattcagtcaaaatttcatgtacctacggtcatttgttttagagttgcaccaaaaatatggtattataaaGCTTAGTGCACTATTAGGTATACATGTACTCTCATAAAAATGGTGGGAACATCAGCACTGATTATATTAACTGCAGTGGCCAGTGACTTTCAGTAAATTATGCAGTGAGAaaagtgtttttatattatttttggtattttaaataggtactttctCAATTTCAAGATAGACACTATAGTAGTGGGTATATACAATCTTAAAACGaattaactattatacataatatacaagggGTTTGATATAGGCAAATTTTatgatatgttataaaaaaaacttcaaaaatattcaaaacttttctaaaagtaattaataatattggtatattatataatttataacattatttattttatttttattaattaacgccAGTCGgtctttattacaatattgacaaaagtattaaaaaaaaagttatattatgatacaataaatatacaagTAGCTACGtaaaactgtaataataaaaaataaaacatttatgtgttatacatgaataaaaataatgaatgtttctaagtacaaaattattgataattattaaatatggacATTATTCTTATTAAGGGAACATTTCTTCCAAAATTGCTACGGCCTAGTGGAATGTAaaatgaatctttattacgagtATTACCTGCAGGGATGCGAATGCTAAGTCGTTACAGTATTTGAGGTGCGTCGATATTtccacaaattattatattgtgtaatcgtgaaatttaatttaaatacctagtgCTTtggcattttagattctgagtgaaacgatgaatgtattgattttacaatgatgtgtgtttttttttttatttttttttttatttttttttttatttttttatttttgtgtctgtgtacacgataagtagtcgaaataatgcttcgattttcgacttcagtatcttgttcgatgggaaagtgaatatcgttggtgcattggggaggtcaaaattttaatttcccagtagttttcaaaagcgatgtgaaaaacaaaagaaaaattaaggaaaaacgggaatttttacgcaaaatcgatttttaacaaaatcgattttggttattggtgtaactctaaaacaaatgaccgtagatgcatgaaattttcactggttgtttatatttgcattttctatacacaatacaattttgaaaataatttgactttttttgaactgtttacggacattgtcagttttcagtttttttaaattttttttctataaatatcaataaaattttatttgttgggtaaaaaagcttgaaaatttaatagaaggctcctaggttattgtttcaaaggcagatgaaaaaaattaaaaatccttagtcacagtttttttttatacacgtttaaagttcaaatcttgaaaaatacggaaaaatcacgaaaatttgcaaattattttgagttagaaattcataaaaaattttcttt
Above is a window of Metopolophium dirhodum isolate CAU chromosome 3, ASM1992520v1, whole genome shotgun sequence DNA encoding:
- the LOC132941881 gene encoding ubiA prenyltransferase domain-containing protein 1 homolog — encoded protein: MPNSGTASADSLPNVAAHLPSIFMSLRTKLPSHVLAIRPWSLSASIIPTLLGCTIAQKLNSNIEFSLLTLLLTLLTVALVHGAGNVVNTYYDYVRGIDGGNSDDRTLVDRILSENEVERLGAILYFLSFVTFFWLAIISQAKMGHLAAAYLWGLSISFLYTGGFGFKYIALGDLIFLILFGPASVLFAYLSHTGQLNLEPIYYAIPLALNTEAILHSNNTRDLESDRKAGIVTLAILIGRTASIIFYGFLLFTPYIMFVVLSVRYSKWFLLPLITMSYAFKIEREFRDGINIQSVPKRTANLNCIFGILYILAVMAADKSNLPFNIN